In Pedobacter sp. SL55, the following proteins share a genomic window:
- a CDS encoding glycosyltransferase family 4 protein, translated as MKVLLLCHRVPFPPNSGYPIVVYNTIKGLLGLGVEITLFSLNNSKQYIDVDDIYDPVFEKIAFHSFTVDIEVNVWDAFANIFSNQSYNVSRYFDSDAEKVLENVLREQEFDVVQFEGLFVVPYLDAVKQYSKAKLIYRAHHIEHDVWERLAIRERFTPRRTYLEFLSRRLKAYEMEQVNRFHQVFAISEPDRQKLLLMGCQTKLDVFPVALDFAKYKIDSAKTSFPTLFHLGAMDWRPNKEGLEWFLDEIWPDIEELNGELRFYIAGKNMQKQFFDYDSENLIVEGEVFDAVDFINSKAIMIVPLLSGSGMRVKIIEGMAMQKCIIATTMAAEGIDCRHGRDILIADTADEFYRSILKCITQPNKWQEIGKNARKTAEKHHEVNSSAKRMLAIYLELVAAQEEPISN; from the coding sequence GTGAAAGTATTGTTGTTGTGCCATAGGGTTCCTTTTCCGCCAAATAGTGGTTACCCTATAGTGGTTTACAACACCATTAAAGGTTTGCTTGGTTTGGGGGTAGAAATTACTTTGTTTAGTCTTAATAATTCTAAGCAGTACATTGATGTAGATGATATTTACGATCCGGTTTTCGAAAAAATTGCCTTCCATTCGTTTACTGTTGATATTGAAGTGAATGTTTGGGATGCCTTTGCTAATATTTTCTCTAACCAATCTTACAACGTTTCTAGGTATTTTGATAGCGATGCCGAAAAAGTTCTGGAGAATGTTTTAAGAGAGCAGGAGTTTGATGTGGTGCAATTTGAGGGGCTTTTTGTAGTACCTTATTTAGATGCCGTAAAACAATATAGCAAGGCTAAGCTAATTTACAGAGCACACCATATTGAGCACGATGTTTGGGAGCGCTTGGCCATAAGAGAACGTTTTACGCCCCGAAGAACTTATTTGGAGTTTTTGTCGCGAAGGTTAAAAGCTTACGAAATGGAGCAGGTTAATCGCTTTCATCAGGTTTTTGCCATTAGCGAACCCGATAGGCAAAAACTGTTGTTAATGGGTTGCCAAACAAAGTTAGATGTTTTTCCGGTTGCGCTAGATTTTGCCAAATATAAAATTGATAGTGCTAAAACCAGTTTCCCAACGCTGTTTCATTTGGGAGCAATGGATTGGAGGCCCAATAAAGAAGGCTTAGAGTGGTTTTTAGACGAGATTTGGCCCGATATTGAGGAGTTAAACGGAGAGTTGCGTTTCTATATTGCTGGAAAAAATATGCAAAAACAGTTTTTTGATTACGATTCGGAAAACCTAATTGTAGAAGGAGAGGTGTTTGATGCAGTTGATTTTATCAATAGCAAAGCCATTATGATTGTGCCTTTGCTTTCGGGAAGTGGAATGAGGGTAAAAATTATAGAAGGCATGGCCATGCAAAAGTGCATTATTGCCACCACTATGGCTGCCGAAGGTATTGACTGTAGGCATGGACGCGATATTTTGATAGCCGATACGGCAGATGAATTTTACCGTTCTATTTTAAAATGTATTACACAACCCAATAAGTGGCAAGAAATAGGCAAAAATGCCCGCAAAACCGCCGAAAAACATCATGAAGTAAATAGCAGTGCAAAACGGATGCTCGCTATCTACCTGGAATTGGTTGCTGCCCAAGAAGAACCAATATCAAATTGA
- a CDS encoding ribonuclease HII — MLLNCYQIELIEAGCDEAGRGCLAGPVVAAAVILPKDFYLEGLNDSKQLTHKQREQLRPIIEKEALAWAVAMVDHEEIDRINILNASFLAMHRALDQLALKPEYLVIDGNRFKAYQDIKHACIVKGDGKYLNIAAASILAKTHRDEYMANLDIDFPMYDWKKNKGYPTIAHRNAVINMGPSPYHRKTFNVTSPQLTIKF, encoded by the coding sequence ATGCTGTTAAACTGTTATCAAATAGAACTTATTGAAGCTGGTTGCGATGAAGCCGGGCGTGGCTGTTTGGCTGGGCCAGTGGTTGCTGCCGCCGTTATTTTGCCCAAAGATTTCTATTTAGAAGGATTAAACGACTCGAAGCAGTTAACGCACAAACAACGAGAACAGCTTCGCCCAATTATAGAAAAGGAAGCTTTGGCTTGGGCAGTTGCCATGGTAGATCACGAAGAAATTGACCGGATTAATATTTTAAACGCTTCGTTTTTGGCCATGCACAGGGCTTTAGATCAACTTGCTTTAAAACCCGAATATTTAGTGATTGATGGCAATAGGTTTAAAGCTTATCAAGACATAAAACATGCTTGCATTGTAAAAGGCGATGGTAAATACTTGAACATCGCAGCTGCGTCTATTTTGGCAAAAACCCACCGAGATGAGTATATGGCCAACTTGGACATTGATTTTCCGATGTACGATTGGAAGAAAAATAAAGGTTATCCTACTATAGCGCATCGAAATGCCGTTATTAATATGGGGCCATCTCCCTACCACCGAAAAACATTTAATGTAACTAGTCCACAGTTAACTATAAAATTTTAA
- a CDS encoding ATP-binding protein — protein sequence MDIPRALEKTILKKLKPNKVVAILGARRVGKTELISYLSKNSSEKQLLLNGDDIETHNLLATQSTANFKRLLGDTQLLIIDEAQEIPNIGKKLKLMVDTIPGIKILITGSSAFEINNQVGEPLLGRMSILHLFPLAQLEFAAKENYLETKNNLEERLIFGSYPELNSIINREDKIGYLKELAHNQLLRDILAFEGIKKRDKIVALLQMIAFRTGSEISLESVGRDLQISKNTVEKYLDLFSKVFIIYSVSGFSRNRDNEITKMKKWYFVDNGIRNAIINSFNPLNMRDDVGKLWEGYLNSERIKMLHYKEKHVLDYFWRTHNKQEIDRIEEANDKLAAFEYKWQNSKTKIPSEFSKAYPDATFEVIDQENYLDYIT from the coding sequence ATGGATATCCCTAGAGCACTTGAAAAAACAATTCTTAAAAAGCTGAAGCCCAATAAAGTGGTAGCAATTTTAGGTGCCAGACGTGTAGGAAAAACAGAACTGATTAGCTACCTATCAAAAAACAGTAGCGAAAAACAATTATTGCTTAATGGCGATGACATTGAAACTCATAATCTTTTGGCTACCCAAAGCACTGCCAATTTTAAACGATTACTTGGCGACACGCAGTTGCTTATCATAGATGAGGCACAGGAAATACCCAACATAGGCAAAAAGCTAAAGCTGATGGTAGACACCATACCCGGCATAAAAATACTTATTACTGGTTCATCGGCATTTGAGATCAACAATCAAGTTGGGGAACCCTTGTTGGGGCGTATGAGTATTTTGCATTTATTCCCTTTGGCTCAGCTAGAATTTGCTGCAAAGGAAAACTACCTGGAAACCAAAAACAATTTAGAAGAAAGACTAATTTTTGGCTCCTATCCAGAGCTTAATAGCATTATTAATAGGGAAGACAAAATAGGCTACCTAAAAGAACTTGCCCACAACCAGTTGCTAAGAGATATTTTAGCTTTTGAAGGCATTAAAAAACGAGATAAAATTGTTGCGCTGCTACAAATGATTGCTTTTAGAACAGGTAGCGAAATATCTTTAGAAAGCGTGGGCAGAGATTTACAGATTAGCAAAAACACGGTAGAGAAATACCTCGACCTTTTTAGCAAGGTTTTTATCATCTATAGTGTTAGTGGCTTTAGCCGTAACCGAGATAACGAAATTACCAAGATGAAAAAGTGGTATTTTGTTGATAATGGGATCCGCAATGCGATAATTAATTCTTTTAACCCTTTAAATATGCGAGACGATGTGGGCAAATTATGGGAAGGATATTTGAACAGCGAACGAATAAAAATGCTTCACTATAAAGAAAAGCACGTTTTAGATTATTTTTGGCGTACGCATAACAAACAAGAAATTGATCGCATTGAAGAAGCAAACGATAAGCTAGCGGCGTTTGAATACAAATGGCAAAACTCAAAAACAAAGATACCCAGCGAGTTTTCAAAAGCCTATCCAGATGCTACTTTTGAGGTCATTGATCAGGAAAATTATTTAGATTATATTACTTAA
- a CDS encoding ABC transporter permease, producing the protein MSNTTQSAKVWKKFKRNTLALIGLFFIILMVFIGVLGYLITPDQTPYANTQQLQIGKEKPGSKFKFLIVQRYHNVKDVGFFEKMFYGQPAKFKSVPITSYKIVGNKVLAYEYIGEEKNTNPTIYKLKDLCSSCTLPSKLGNTQMLFEMKNVYEQTFWLGTDIYGRDLLSRLILGVRVSLSVGLMAVLISMFIGVGLGAIAGYFGGKIDAAISWFMNVIWSLPSLLLVIAISFALGKGFWQIFIAVGLSTWVDVARLVRGQVMALKQVEFVEAAKALGFSNSRTIIRHILPNIAGPILVVGSANFASAILLETGLSFLGFGAQPPMPSWGTMIKEHYGYIIMDAAYLAMLPGLAIMLTVYAFNLIAIGLRDAFDVKGQNVSV; encoded by the coding sequence ATGTCGAATACTACACAATCTGCTAAGGTTTGGAAAAAGTTTAAACGTAACACACTTGCTCTAATAGGCCTTTTTTTTATAATTTTAATGGTATTTATTGGTGTTTTAGGGTATTTAATTACACCAGACCAAACACCTTATGCCAATACGCAGCAACTGCAAATTGGTAAAGAAAAACCCGGCAGTAAGTTTAAATTTCTAATTGTACAACGTTATCATAACGTAAAAGATGTAGGTTTTTTTGAGAAGATGTTTTACGGGCAGCCTGCCAAATTTAAGAGTGTACCTATCACTTCTTACAAAATTGTAGGTAATAAAGTGTTGGCCTATGAGTATATTGGCGAGGAAAAAAATACCAATCCAACAATTTACAAACTTAAAGACCTTTGTAGTAGTTGCACTTTGCCAAGTAAACTAGGTAATACGCAAATGCTTTTCGAAATGAAAAACGTTTACGAACAAACCTTTTGGTTAGGCACAGATATTTACGGACGAGATTTGCTGAGCCGTTTAATTTTAGGTGTGCGGGTTTCGCTTTCGGTGGGTTTAATGGCGGTACTTATTTCTATGTTTATTGGCGTGGGTTTAGGTGCAATTGCAGGTTATTTTGGCGGTAAAATAGATGCTGCAATTAGTTGGTTTATGAATGTAATTTGGTCTTTGCCATCGTTACTTTTGGTTATTGCCATATCGTTTGCCCTAGGCAAAGGCTTTTGGCAGATCTTTATTGCAGTGGGCTTATCTACATGGGTAGATGTTGCCCGTTTAGTACGCGGACAGGTAATGGCTTTAAAACAAGTAGAGTTTGTAGAGGCGGCCAAAGCATTGGGCTTTTCTAACAGTAGAACCATTATCAGGCATATTTTGCCAAACATTGCCGGACCAATTTTGGTAGTTGGGTCGGCCAATTTTGCCTCGGCTATTTTGTTAGAAACAGGTTTAAGCTTTTTGGGTTTTGGCGCACAGCCACCTATGCCAAGCTGGGGCACTATGATTAAAGAACACTACGGCTATATCATTATGGATGCGGCTTATTTGGCTATGTTACCAGGTTTGGCCATTATGCTTACCGTTTATGCCTTTAATTTAATTGCCATTGGTTTGCGTGATGCCTTTGATGTAAAAGGGCAGAATGTAAGTGTTTAG
- a CDS encoding glycosyltransferase family 2 protein: protein MEILDAINYFSAFLTLIYIFVVATFIIGWIKIKPYHKTQKVPTTSVSIIVAARNEEDKIAKTIDDVLAQNYPKELFELIVIDDHSTDRTADIVKSYSEVKLIQLNESKALNSYKKMAIQTAIGQAKGNLIVTTDADCRMGAEWLATIVNYYETTGCKMISSPVAYFEEKSFFERAQALEFSYLIGLGASTIGNKNPSTCNGANLAYEKKAFFEVGGFKGIDDLASGDDELLLHKMSAIYGDKIGFLKNKAAIVYTHAKATLGEFIQQRKRWASKSTRYKDKSVIILGVSVWLFNLSIIINALLALFFPATTLPFLVFQLVSKLLVEFVFLNNMMSFFKRQALLWWLPLLNALHIIYIVYIGIAGNSGKYNWKGRMVK from the coding sequence TTGGAAATACTCGACGCAATTAATTATTTCTCGGCATTTTTAACACTCATCTACATATTTGTGGTGGCAACTTTCATTATAGGATGGATTAAGATTAAGCCTTATCATAAAACACAAAAAGTGCCAACTACTTCGGTTTCTATTATTGTTGCCGCTCGCAACGAGGAAGATAAAATTGCGAAAACAATTGATGACGTATTAGCACAAAACTATCCAAAAGAGCTTTTTGAGCTGATTGTAATTGATGACCATTCTACAGACCGAACTGCTGATATCGTAAAATCTTACAGCGAAGTCAAGTTAATACAGTTGAACGAAAGCAAGGCGCTTAATTCCTACAAAAAAATGGCTATTCAAACCGCAATTGGTCAAGCCAAAGGGAATTTAATTGTAACTACCGATGCCGATTGCAGAATGGGAGCCGAGTGGTTGGCAACCATCGTAAATTACTACGAAACTACAGGTTGTAAAATGATTTCATCGCCGGTGGCTTATTTTGAAGAAAAGAGTTTTTTTGAACGAGCGCAAGCTTTAGAGTTTTCTTACTTAATTGGTTTGGGTGCTTCTACCATTGGCAATAAAAATCCAAGTACGTGCAATGGTGCAAACTTGGCTTATGAGAAAAAAGCTTTTTTTGAAGTTGGTGGTTTTAAAGGTATTGATGATTTAGCCAGTGGCGATGATGAATTGCTGCTGCACAAAATGTCGGCTATTTACGGAGATAAAATAGGTTTCCTTAAAAATAAAGCAGCCATAGTTTATACCCATGCAAAGGCAACTTTGGGCGAGTTTATACAACAACGTAAGCGCTGGGCGTCAAAAAGCACTCGCTATAAGGATAAATCGGTTATTATTTTGGGAGTAAGCGTGTGGCTATTTAATTTAAGCATCATTATTAATGCCTTGCTTGCCTTATTTTTTCCAGCTACAACTTTGCCTTTTCTGGTGTTTCAATTGGTTTCAAAACTTCTAGTAGAATTTGTTTTCCTTAACAATATGATGAGTTTTTTTAAGAGGCAAGCTTTGTTATGGTGGTTGCCTTTGCTTAATGCTTTGCATATCATTTACATTGTTTATATTGGCATTGCCGGAAACTCGGGAAAATACAATTGGAAAGGTCGAATGGTAAAATAA
- a CDS encoding lysylphosphatidylglycerol synthase domain-containing protein, producing MTSSYKKILANIIKIAIVAFAFWFIYRKLTNHNDLREFVTLLQNIPLQQIWLILGSVFVLMLFNWGLETVKWKQLIARVEQISLWRSIESVFCGLTWAIFTPNRLGEYGGRVFFLSPKRRIIGVVAMTVGNIGQLVLTNVFGAIAVCVFVYRFIPLEPILLAAICGLALVFALFFLVFYFNIKWLNSLLLSVKITRKYKKFYAVLARYKKVELLKILLLCLARYAVFTTQYLIMFVWLVPHLSMADIVMLVPILFFVQSTLPSLDLLDIGIRSVTALFFFKYVTDQNAAVVACIASIWLINIIIPAILGSYFVFKLNFFGNTRRN from the coding sequence TTGACATCCAGTTACAAAAAAATATTAGCCAATATCATCAAAATAGCCATTGTGGCTTTTGCTTTTTGGTTTATCTATAGAAAACTTACCAACCATAATGACCTTAGGGAGTTTGTTACGCTGTTGCAAAATATTCCGCTTCAACAAATTTGGTTGATATTGGGAAGCGTTTTTGTGCTCATGCTTTTTAACTGGGGTTTAGAAACTGTAAAATGGAAACAGCTGATTGCAAGGGTAGAGCAAATCAGTTTGTGGCGGTCTATCGAGTCTGTTTTTTGTGGATTAACTTGGGCAATTTTCACACCAAATAGGTTGGGAGAATACGGAGGTAGGGTGTTTTTCCTTTCGCCTAAAAGGCGCATTATTGGCGTTGTAGCCATGACGGTTGGTAACATAGGGCAATTGGTGCTGACCAACGTTTTTGGAGCCATAGCCGTTTGTGTATTTGTTTACCGGTTTATTCCTTTAGAGCCAATTTTACTAGCTGCTATTTGCGGGTTGGCCTTAGTGTTTGCACTTTTCTTTCTTGTTTTTTATTTCAATATCAAATGGCTAAACAGTTTATTGCTTTCTGTAAAAATTACCCGTAAGTACAAGAAATTTTATGCCGTTTTAGCTCGCTATAAAAAAGTAGAACTCCTAAAAATTTTATTGCTTTGCTTAGCTAGATATGCTGTTTTTACTACGCAGTATCTCATCATGTTTGTATGGTTGGTGCCGCATTTAAGCATGGCAGATATTGTAATGTTAGTGCCAATTTTGTTTTTTGTGCAATCTACCTTACCATCCCTAGATTTGCTAGATATTGGTATTAGAAGTGTAACTGCCCTGTTCTTTTTCAAATACGTTACCGATCAAAATGCGGCGGTGGTGGCATGTATTGCAAGTATCTGGCTTATCAATATCATAATTCCTGCTATCTTAGGCTCATATTTTGTTTTTAAACTTAATTTTTTTGGAAATACTCGACGCAATTAA
- a CDS encoding Txe/YoeB family addiction module toxin, with translation MIYEVIFTESAKKDVIKLEKSGDKKSLKKLLSLLDELEKHPEMGAGKPEQLKYFDVPTWSRRISDKHRLVYQIKEKIVTILVLSAWGHYNDK, from the coding sequence ATGATATATGAGGTAATTTTTACAGAAAGTGCCAAGAAAGATGTTATAAAGCTGGAAAAGTCGGGAGATAAAAAATCGTTAAAAAAATTGCTATCCCTTTTAGATGAGTTAGAAAAACATCCGGAAATGGGAGCAGGTAAGCCTGAACAACTAAAATATTTTGATGTGCCCACATGGTCTAGACGAATATCGGACAAGCATAGATTGGTTTATCAAATTAAAGAAAAGATAGTAACTATATTGGTTTTATCTGCTTGGGGGCATTATAACGATAAGTAG
- the ruvC gene encoding crossover junction endodeoxyribonuclease RuvC, with the protein MLAEKKERVILGIDPGTAIMGYGVILEKGSKIELLSLGVVKMGHLDDHFLKLQRIFEKTMGLLETYKPDALAIEAPFYGKNIQVTLKLGRAQGIAMAAALSKNIPVTEYAPRKIKQSITGKGTASKEQVAAMLQRLLNFNETPEFLDATDGLAVAVCHSFQKIPTGGNSKSYTGWEAFVSDNKKRIK; encoded by the coding sequence ATGCTAGCTGAGAAAAAGGAACGTGTTATTTTAGGAATTGACCCTGGAACTGCGATTATGGGTTACGGTGTAATTTTAGAAAAAGGAAGTAAAATAGAATTACTGAGTTTAGGAGTGGTAAAAATGGGGCACCTCGATGATCATTTTCTAAAGCTTCAGCGCATTTTCGAAAAAACCATGGGCCTTTTAGAGACCTATAAGCCAGACGCTCTGGCCATTGAAGCTCCCTTTTATGGCAAAAACATACAGGTTACGTTAAAGCTAGGCAGGGCACAGGGCATTGCTATGGCGGCGGCACTTTCTAAAAACATTCCGGTAACAGAATATGCCCCGAGGAAAATCAAGCAATCTATTACAGGAAAAGGCACGGCCAGCAAAGAGCAGGTTGCGGCCATGTTGCAACGCTTGCTAAACTTTAATGAAACTCCCGAATTTTTAGATGCTACCGATGGCTTGGCCGTGGCAGTTTGCCATTCGTTCCAAAAAATACCTACTGGCGGCAATAGCAAATCTTACACGGGATGGGAAGCTTTTGTAAGCGATAATAAGAAGAGGATAAAGTAA
- a CDS encoding LytR/AlgR family response regulator transcription factor, giving the protein MIKIVIVEDELPAIKKLKRFLAELDEPTTVLAELANVEDAVAFFKNNKEVDLVFSDIELMDGNAFEIYKEVMPNCPVIFATAYNQFLMDAFETNGIAYLLKPFSFDRFEKAWQKFKLFYQSAPQNNNLMIEKLSALLGQPSVKKPYRNRLAINTANRTYFLEIADVVFFNAEEGVVFAIDNKGKNHLLTQPTLKQVEEELDPKLFFRINRAQLVHKVYVEETERYNKNVLAIKLKTHHQFLVTSQSSTAAFKDWVEK; this is encoded by the coding sequence ATGATAAAAATTGTAATTGTAGAAGACGAACTTCCCGCTATAAAAAAGCTAAAGCGGTTTTTGGCAGAATTGGACGAACCGACGACAGTATTAGCCGAACTGGCTAATGTAGAAGATGCAGTGGCATTTTTTAAAAACAATAAGGAGGTTGATCTCGTGTTTTCGGATATAGAACTGATGGATGGCAATGCTTTTGAGATTTATAAAGAAGTGATGCCTAATTGTCCCGTCATATTTGCTACAGCTTACAATCAATTCCTGATGGATGCTTTTGAAACTAATGGTATAGCCTATCTGCTCAAGCCTTTTTCCTTTGATAGATTTGAAAAAGCTTGGCAAAAGTTCAAACTGTTTTATCAGTCTGCCCCGCAAAACAACAATTTGATGATAGAAAAACTGAGCGCATTGTTAGGGCAACCATCTGTAAAAAAGCCTTACAGAAATCGACTTGCTATCAATACTGCCAACAGAACGTATTTTTTAGAGATAGCTGATGTTGTTTTTTTTAATGCGGAAGAAGGCGTGGTTTTTGCGATTGATAATAAGGGTAAAAATCATCTGTTAACTCAACCTACTTTAAAACAGGTAGAAGAAGAATTGGATCCAAAGCTGTTTTTTAGGATCAATAGGGCACAGCTTGTTCATAAAGTTTACGTTGAAGAAACAGAACGCTATAATAAAAACGTACTAGCTATTAAATTAAAAACGCATCATCAATTTTTGGTTACCAGCCAAAGCAGTACCGCTGCATTTAAGGATTGGGTAGAGAAGTAA
- a CDS encoding sensor histidine kinase: MMKFLKTLQRHRYFLGFIFLFAYAQSIQGRILVRQTVNVYTFTPEGAIGTFIESSVVFLIITYLLKRFQKSSALSLVSVVKIFALSLLWYLFIANAFSAIVALIFNTWHRNFTYEVILNNNIGNVLDVCIYGGFFIAYIFYQRNKEDAERLINYNNALADSKIAQLKAQLNPHFLFNNLNALDQLIEEDKSKASDFLNDFAELYRYVLEVSSKQLVPLKEELNFAKSYFRIMQHKFGNGYELAIIAPTTVDGFIAPLTLQLLIENAIEHNLGTIDKPVKIQIEIEEKLTVTNNLSPKKSKKIGGGRALENLREQYVLLSNQSLSIQQTETTFTVSLPLISG, encoded by the coding sequence ATGATGAAATTTCTAAAGACACTACAACGCCATCGATATTTTTTAGGGTTTATTTTTTTGTTTGCCTATGCGCAGTCCATTCAAGGGCGTATTTTAGTAAGGCAAACCGTAAATGTATATACGTTTACACCAGAAGGAGCAATAGGTACTTTCATTGAAAGCAGCGTAGTGTTTTTGATCATTACTTACCTGTTGAAACGTTTTCAAAAAAGTAGTGCCCTAAGCCTGGTTTCGGTTGTTAAAATTTTTGCTCTTTCATTATTGTGGTACCTTTTTATAGCTAACGCCTTTTCTGCAATAGTGGCCTTAATTTTTAATACTTGGCATCGTAATTTTACCTACGAAGTGATTTTAAACAACAATATTGGAAATGTTTTAGATGTATGCATTTATGGAGGGTTTTTTATCGCCTATATTTTTTATCAAAGAAATAAAGAAGATGCCGAGCGCCTGATCAATTACAATAATGCATTGGCTGATAGTAAAATTGCCCAGTTAAAAGCACAGCTTAACCCACATTTTTTATTCAATAACTTAAATGCCCTAGATCAGTTGATAGAAGAAGACAAATCGAAAGCTTCAGATTTTTTGAATGATTTTGCAGAGCTGTATCGATATGTGCTTGAAGTGTCGAGCAAACAGCTAGTGCCTTTAAAAGAGGAATTGAATTTTGCAAAATCCTACTTTAGAATTATGCAACATAAATTTGGCAATGGATATGAGTTGGCAATTATTGCTCCTACAACAGTTGATGGTTTTATAGCGCCGTTAACATTGCAGCTGCTGATTGAAAATGCCATAGAACATAACTTGGGCACAATAGATAAGCCTGTTAAAATTCAAATAGAAATTGAAGAAAAACTGACGGTAACGAATAACCTTTCTCCTAAAAAAAGTAAAAAAATTGGAGGCGGAAGAGCACTGGAGAATTTACGGGAACAATATGTTTTGCTGAGCAACCAATCACTCTCAATTCAGCAAACAGAAACTACATTTACCGTAAGCTTACCTTTGATAAGTGGATAA
- a CDS encoding TerC family protein, translating to MSSELLFIGGFLLFIVFILALDLGLFSKREHVVSLKQAGIMSFVMVVFALSFYLLLILKGEHLHGIDSMERLKEVIAAHKHPISIIPDNFEASLQLYKQNLGIEFLTGYVVEYALSVDNIFVIVLIFSAFAVPEKYYHRVLFWGILGAIIMRFIFIFVGAALINQFEWILYVFGAFLVFTGVKMFFSKEEDDKIDPENHPVVKFASRFFKIHPKYEGKKFFHKINGKKFVTPLFLVLLIVEFTDLIFAVDSIPAIFAVTKDAYIVFFSNIFAIMGLRSMFFLLVNIIHKFHYLKTGLAVLLTFIGVKMLGHGYLKAWGFTTEHSLIVIVGILALSIIASLVFPKKKVQEV from the coding sequence ATGTCGAGCGAATTATTATTCATTGGAGGATTTCTACTATTTATCGTATTTATCCTTGCCCTAGACTTAGGTCTTTTTAGCAAAAGAGAACATGTGGTAAGCTTAAAGCAAGCAGGTATCATGAGTTTTGTGATGGTGGTTTTTGCCTTAAGCTTTTACCTATTGCTCATTTTAAAAGGCGAGCACTTGCATGGCATAGATAGCATGGAGCGGCTTAAGGAAGTGATTGCGGCACATAAGCATCCAATTTCTATTATCCCAGACAATTTCGAAGCTAGTTTGCAGCTATACAAGCAAAATCTAGGTATAGAATTTTTAACGGGTTATGTGGTAGAATACGCACTTTCGGTAGATAATATTTTTGTAATTGTGTTGATATTCTCTGCTTTTGCAGTGCCAGAAAAATACTATCACAGAGTGCTGTTTTGGGGTATTTTAGGTGCCATTATCATGAGGTTCATCTTCATTTTTGTAGGTGCGGCGCTAATTAACCAATTCGAATGGATTTTATACGTGTTTGGTGCTTTCTTGGTATTTACTGGCGTAAAAATGTTTTTCTCTAAAGAGGAAGACGATAAAATTGATCCTGAAAACCATCCAGTAGTAAAATTCGCTTCACGTTTCTTTAAAATCCACCCTAAATATGAGGGTAAAAAATTCTTCCATAAAATAAACGGAAAGAAGTTTGTAACACCACTCTTTTTGGTATTGCTTATTGTAGAGTTTACCGATTTAATTTTTGCGGTAGATTCTATTCCGGCAATTTTTGCGGTAACAAAGGATGCTTACATTGTTTTCTTTTCGAACATTTTTGCCATTATGGGTTTACGCTCTATGTTTTTCCTTTTGGTCAATATCATCCATAAATTCCATTACTTAAAAACGGGTTTAGCGGTATTGCTTACGTTTATTGGTGTGAAAATGTTAGGGCATGGTTACCTAAAAGCGTGGGGTTTTACCACAGAGCATTCTTTAATTGTTATTGTAGGTATTTTAGCTTTGAGTATTATCGCTTCGTTGGTGTTTCCGAAGAAGAAGGTACAGGAGGTTTAG